In a genomic window of Canis lupus familiaris isolate Mischka breed German Shepherd chromosome 28, alternate assembly UU_Cfam_GSD_1.0, whole genome shotgun sequence:
- the CCDC186 gene encoding coiled-coil domain-containing protein 186 isoform X1 has protein sequence MLPLLPRTSRDPTSPGRCQTKIRNKFEEVQSEVVSISMSETEHIASISSDKNIGKTFELKEDSSNSFSGDESSLENESKLSSLNFDKTSCQPNEHNEIEAQENSIQDHSGGVDSCAKTDICPENSEQIASFPGGDFTKQVLKTNETEQTVTQILAELRSSTFTEAANQKTYSESPYDTDCTKKLISKIKNVSASEDLLEEIESELLSTEFAEHRVPNGMNKGERALVMFEKCVQEKYLQQEHTIKK, from the exons ATGTTGCCTTTACTTCCAAGGACATCGAGGGATCCGACGAGCCCTGGCCG atgTCAAACGAAGATCAGGAACAAATTTGAAGAAGTGCAGAGTGAGGTGGTGTCAATCAGCATGTCAGAGACAGAGCACATAGCCTCCATTTCCTCTGataaaaatattgggaaaacATTTGAATTAAAGGAAGACTCCAGCAACTCATTTTCTGGTGATGAAAGCAGCTTAGAAAATGAATCTAAACTGTCATCATTAAACTTTGATAAAACTTCATGTCAGCCTAATGAACATAATGAAATCGAAGCACAGGAAAATTCTATTCAGGATCATAGTGGAGGTGTGGATTCTTGTGCTAAAACAGACATATGCCCAGAAAATTCTGAACAAATAGCCAGTTTTCCTGGTGGAGATTTTACAAAGCAagttttgaaaacaaatgaaaccgAGCAGACAGTAACACAAATATTGGCGGAATTAAGGTCATCTACATTTACAGAAGCAGCAAATCAAAAGACTTACTCAGAAAGTCCCTATGATACAGACTGCACCAAGAAacttatttcaaaaatcaaaaatgtTTCAGCATCAGAGGATTTGTTGGAAGAAATAGAATCTGAGCTCTTATCTACAGAGTTTGCAGAACACCGAGTACCAAATGGAATGAATAAGGGAGAACGTGCATTAGTTATGTTTGAAAAGTGTGTGCAAGAGAAGTATTTACAGCAGGAACACACCATAAAGaagtaa